GTTGCGGGGTCTTTGGTCCCTATGCGTATTATGGAGTCGGATTCTATTGCTTCTGTGAAGCTGAGGATTCAGGCTTACAGAGGTTTCTTTGTGAAGAAGCAAAAATTGATTTTTGAAGGGAGAGAAATGTCTAGGAACAATTCTTGTGCTAGGGACTATGGTGTTGCTGAGGGAAAGGTGTTGCATTTGGTTATAAGGCTTTCAGATCTCCAAGTTATAACTGTTAGGACTGTGTCTGGGCAAGAGTTTAAGTTTCATGTGGGGAGGGGTAGAAATGTAGGCTATGTGAAACAACAGATTGCTAAGAAGGGGAAAGAGTTTGATATCATTGACCAAGAACTGGTTTGTGATGGTGAGGAACTTGAAGACCAAAGGCTTATTAATGATATCTGCAAGGAAAAATATGCAGTGATTCATTTGCTTATTCGGAAATCTGCCAAAGTTAGAGCTAAACCCATTGAGAAAGACTTAGAATTGTCAATTGAGGCACTAGAGTTGCGTGACGGGAGAGATGATGTTTCAGGAGCATATCAGAAGGGGGCATTTTCTCTGGGTAATGAATTTGTAGAGGAGAAACCATTACTGAGAGACTTTGTTTTGGAGCCTGTAATTGTTAATTCCAAAATAGAACTTCCGTTGGTGATCAAAGAGTTAGTAAACTCTACAGTCCTTGGACTAGAGAGGGGCAATGAGCCTATTCGATCTTCTGAGGGATCTGGAGGAGCTTATTTCATGCAAGATTCATCTGGTAAATATGTTGCCGTCTTTAAGCCCATTGATGAAGAGCCAATGGCTTTGAATAACCCTCAGGGATTACCCTTGTCAGTGAATGGTGAAGGATTAAAGAAAGGCACATGTGTAGGAGGTGGAGCATTGCGAGAAGTTGCAGCATTCTTATTGGATCACCCTAAGAGTGGACCACGCTTATTTTGGGATAACCATAGAGGTTTTGCTGGAGTTCCACCCACATTAATGATCAAGTGCTTGCATAAAGGCTTCAATCATCCAAAGGGTTATGAACACTCATCAAAGAATGTAAAGATTGGTTCACTGCAGAGGTTCATAGAAAACAATGGAAGTTGTGAGGATATGGGTCCTGGTGCTTTCCCTGTTCACGAGGTACACAAAATCTCTGTCTTAGATATGAGGTTGGCAAATGCAGACAGACATGCTGGTAACATTTTGATCAgaaaagatgatgaagggaaGATCGTTCTTATCCCAATAGATCATGGATACTGCCTGCCTGAAAGCGTAAGTTTTGTCCTTTTAAGTTAACTATATTCATATGTATGTTATTGTTTTGTCCGATGCTTAGGATGCCATAAGGTATGGCCTTATGGGCCTAACTTATGTTCTTGTTGTTTCATTATCAATCAATACTTCTGGGCTAAGCTTATCTAGTGAAGTGTATTCCTGAATAGATAGATACCTGAAACATAAATTATATGAACTTGAAGAACAATGGCATGTGAAATGGTACATGAAACACGCAGAAGCATAAGATTATTTCAGTTATCTCACAAGAAGAGGCGGAAAAAACAGATCTGTTGAATTTCATATGGTAACATTCTCTAATAAGATAAGAAGACATGCTTCTCATTTGCATTGCATAGGAaagacttttttttcttttatatcagAGGGCATCTAAAAATTAGCAAAAAGTCAACTACTTTTGTGTTCTTTAGAAAAGGATCAAAGAAAATATGCTATGAATGAATTGTTCTTATTTGGTGTGGTATTTTGTCTGTGCTATATACTTGAACTTGATTTCTTTGTTCCTATGGAAAATGAACTGTATAATGGTACTATAATGATGAATGTTTTTGCTTTATACACACACAGACACGTGCATAATATGGAAAGCATTCTAAATGTCTTTATTTGGTCTCGTATTTTATCCCCGTTTACTTGAACTATATGTCACGGATTGGTTATTATGCAACCTTGagcttttatttgttttaattataGAAAATGAACCAGGTAATGACGCTCAACAGTAATGTTCTTACTTTGTGTTACTTGTCCACTTTCGCATTTGAAAATTCGCAGCTCCAATCTTCTCGTTTAGAAACATCGTGACTCATTTGACACGGAGATAGATATGTTTTCTAATCTTTTTCATTTGTTCCTCCCTTTCCTGCAGTTTGAAGATTGCACTTTTGACTGGCTTTACTGGCCTCAAGCTAAGCAACCTTATTCCCAAGACATTATTGACTATGTTAAAAAACTAGATGCTGAAGAGGACATTACTCTTCTCAAACTCTGTGGATGGGACATGCCCCTCAAGTCCGCCCGCACTTTCCGCATTTCCACCATGCTACTGAAAAAAGGAGTCGAAAGAGCGCTTACGCCCTTTCAAATCGGAAGCATGATGTGCAGGGAGACGCTGAAAAAAGAATCAACTATCGAGCGAATTGTTCAAGAAGCTCAAGATGCCATGCTTCCTGGAAGTAGCGAGGAAGCATTCCTCGAATCCATCTCATCAATCATCGATCGTCAACTCGACGAGCTGACCAGCCGGTAAGTCCGTCCGGTTGGCCGGCGTACATTTTGTAGATATTATATTAACATGAGTGTGAGTGTGTGTGCATTTGTCATGATGCACAAGAAGGTGATTAGTTAGTAGGATGATAGTTTGTTTCGTCCATGTTTAGGTTTGACAAGTTTAAACTCTGTTTTGTTTGTTCATACATGTGTCTTAGTCCTTTCCCTTTTTTGATGGAATGGCATTAAAACTGAGTATATTTTGGACCTTGTGGTGCTTGTGTGGACAAAGATacatattattttttgttttttttttttaatgtgacTTTGTGTATGTTAGTAGACAGAAATTATACTATGGTTTTGTAATATGAGGAAAATATTTGGGAAATATTTCTAGGATTGGTTCAAAAAATATTTCTGCTTTActgtaattatattattttaattaaagttGTAACTAGAAAAAGAAATATTAGTTCATATtatcaataatatatattatttttttctgggcatttttttaaataatatatgtattttaataggttttcttaaaattgatattatatttttattgtttaatttatttatatatttatgagttattttatctttaaacaacaataattaattatagtttaatcaTATATTAATTGTTAATAAGCAAGTAGCTAACTACATAGCTAGTAATTAGCATTAATATCTAATGTTTAAAAATCAGACTGGAAGTTGAACCGAAATAACAATAATTGGATCAAGGGTCAATTGGTTCATGATTCGGAGAACTGGAcgatgttatatatatatattttagggATATTTAGCATTTCTATTACAAAAAatacaatttattttaaaataaaaatgtaaaaatataataagaattgaaaaaaaaggggaaaattaTACAGAAAAGCCTTTATTAAAAGTAATTTACAGTTATAGCAAATCATATTTTGCATTTTGTCAATTAGGAAGTTATCAATAAATGATTGGTTAGAAATGGTTAGAGAATGTTAAAAGATGatagaaatttaaaaatatttaacagttttaaaataaaaaatgatatatctaatataatactaataaaattattaatttgattaaaatataaatatttttatcatttctgATCTTTATGTAAAAAGAcccaaaaaaatcatttttctataaATCAAGTTGGGCCCCCTAATTCGATGGGCTTTCTATCTTGGCATGCCTATTTAGTCATTTGACCcattaatcacaaaaaaaaaaaaaaaacctttattGTCCCTAAAATTCCTTGGAGATACTCTAAAGCGGAAAAAA
The sequence above is drawn from the Euphorbia lathyris chromosome 6, ddEupLath1.1, whole genome shotgun sequence genome and encodes:
- the LOC136232863 gene encoding phosphatidylinositol 4-kinase gamma 4-like; protein product: MAQVALSSVREEPLKVNHSFTWKYNPCSDDSILIFLSVAGSLVPMRIMESDSIASVKLRIQAYRGFFVKKQKLIFEGREMSRNNSCARDYGVAEGKVLHLVIRLSDLQVITVRTVSGQEFKFHVGRGRNVGYVKQQIAKKGKEFDIIDQELVCDGEELEDQRLINDICKEKYAVIHLLIRKSAKVRAKPIEKDLELSIEALELRDGRDDVSGAYQKGAFSLGNEFVEEKPLLRDFVLEPVIVNSKIELPLVIKELVNSTVLGLERGNEPIRSSEGSGGAYFMQDSSGKYVAVFKPIDEEPMALNNPQGLPLSVNGEGLKKGTCVGGGALREVAAFLLDHPKSGPRLFWDNHRGFAGVPPTLMIKCLHKGFNHPKGYEHSSKNVKIGSLQRFIENNGSCEDMGPGAFPVHEVHKISVLDMRLANADRHAGNILIRKDDEGKIVLIPIDHGYCLPESFEDCTFDWLYWPQAKQPYSQDIIDYVKKLDAEEDITLLKLCGWDMPLKSARTFRISTMLLKKGVERALTPFQIGSMMCRETLKKESTIERIVQEAQDAMLPGSSEEAFLESISSIIDRQLDELTSR